One Micromonospora sp. FIMYZ51 genomic window carries:
- a CDS encoding class I SAM-dependent methyltransferase, whose amino-acid sequence MTTQDPTRTTAPQPRQQTPVGVRTGGSAGAGGGSAPTAPERGRPRLLSYVARWGRTRRWLPPEARLVLDVGAAFGYGTAAVQGRSRHRRVVGVERDPTHVAEAARRLPHIEIICADAAALPFPDGSVDAVVLLDVIEHVADPPAVLAEAYRVLRAGGWLVVSVPHRGLLAPLDSMNVYPALRRRRPSWLPLESAEGSDAGHHQHFTLDEVRRILGPRFAVDRVARTGLGLAEVYHLAILVVFKGLLRWPRVYQVLLLGHLAAYVLDDLLPLGRASYYLTVRACAVGGGAG is encoded by the coding sequence ATGACCACACAGGACCCGACCCGCACGACCGCACCGCAGCCGCGCCAGCAGACCCCGGTGGGCGTACGCACCGGCGGATCGGCCGGCGCGGGTGGCGGCTCCGCGCCGACCGCGCCGGAGCGTGGCCGGCCCCGCCTGCTCTCGTACGTCGCCCGGTGGGGCCGGACCCGGCGCTGGCTGCCGCCCGAGGCGCGACTGGTGCTGGACGTGGGAGCCGCGTTCGGTTACGGCACGGCCGCGGTGCAGGGCCGCAGCCGCCATCGGCGGGTCGTCGGGGTCGAGCGGGACCCGACGCACGTGGCGGAGGCGGCCCGCCGTCTGCCGCACATCGAGATCATCTGCGCGGACGCCGCAGCGCTGCCCTTTCCCGACGGCTCCGTCGACGCCGTCGTCCTGCTGGACGTCATCGAACACGTCGCGGACCCGCCGGCCGTGCTCGCCGAGGCGTACCGGGTGCTTCGTGCCGGCGGCTGGCTGGTGGTCAGCGTGCCGCACCGTGGCCTGCTGGCACCGCTGGACTCGATGAACGTGTACCCGGCGCTTCGCCGGCGCAGACCGTCGTGGCTGCCGCTGGAGTCTGCCGAAGGCTCGGACGCCGGCCACCACCAGCACTTCACCCTCGACGAGGTGCGGCGGATCCTGGGCCCGCGGTTCGCGGTGGACCGGGTGGCGCGTACCGGCCTGGGGCTGGCCGAGGTGTACCACCTGGCCATTCTGGTGGTCTTCAAGGGCCTGCTCCGCTGGCCCCGGGTGTACCAGGTGCTGCTGCTGGGCCACCTGGCCGCGTACGTGCTGGACGATCTGCTGCCGCTCGGCCGGGCCAGCTACTACCTGACGGTGCGGGCGTGCGCGGTCGGCGGGGGTGCGGGCTGA
- a CDS encoding glycosyltransferase produces MGRFLVTCWPFEGHVFPQLSIAVALRERGHEVAFYTGQTARSTIEQAGFPVFPFDRLAADHWHAVQEMERERDTRRQSRRVAYQAFRHWLVESIPDQVADLEPLLHRWQPDVLVTDLSMWAPIVILWQRDHIPVALSSTMMGPMIPGPDAPPWGFGLTPAHNTWTRLRNHTLNRLTDLAATGVRRRIDTIRAEHDLPPLGQSVNAFTAQLPLYLVGNIPQLDHNRTDLPPTVHYVGPCIWHPPTTHTDTTWLDTIPTDTPWIHVTEGTSHHQPEPFLLRAAVRGLAGEPVEVIATTGAHRDPDTLDLGPTAPNIHLTRWLSHTHLLPRCAAVITTGGPATIMAALQHGKPLIITPTTWDKPDNARRITNAGLGIHLNPKHCTPHTLRTAVQELLTNPTYHHNAHTIAQQLATTNGPTHAAHLLENLTTHRRTEASRP; encoded by the coding sequence ATGGGCCGGTTCCTGGTCACCTGCTGGCCGTTCGAGGGGCACGTGTTCCCGCAGTTGAGCATCGCCGTGGCGCTGCGCGAGCGGGGCCACGAGGTGGCCTTCTACACCGGTCAGACCGCCCGGTCCACGATCGAGCAGGCCGGCTTCCCGGTCTTTCCCTTCGACCGGCTCGCGGCGGATCACTGGCACGCCGTACAGGAGATGGAACGGGAACGCGACACCCGTCGCCAGTCGCGCCGGGTGGCGTACCAGGCGTTCCGGCACTGGTTGGTGGAGTCGATCCCCGACCAGGTGGCCGACCTCGAACCGCTGCTGCACCGCTGGCAACCCGACGTGCTGGTCACCGACCTGTCCATGTGGGCACCAATCGTGATCCTCTGGCAACGCGACCACATCCCCGTCGCCCTCTCCAGCACGATGATGGGCCCGATGATCCCCGGACCCGACGCACCACCCTGGGGATTCGGACTCACCCCCGCCCACAACACCTGGACCCGACTACGCAACCACACCCTCAACCGACTCACCGACCTCGCCGCCACCGGCGTACGCCGCCGCATCGACACCATCCGCGCCGAACACGACCTACCCCCACTCGGCCAATCAGTGAACGCCTTCACCGCCCAACTACCCCTCTACCTCGTCGGCAACATCCCCCAACTCGACCACAACCGCACCGACCTACCCCCCACCGTCCACTACGTCGGCCCCTGCATCTGGCACCCACCCACCACCCACACCGACACCACCTGGCTCGACACCATCCCCACCGACACACCCTGGATCCACGTGACGGAGGGGACCTCCCACCATCAACCGGAGCCCTTCCTGCTCCGGGCGGCGGTACGCGGACTCGCCGGAGAGCCCGTCGAAGTCATCGCCACCACCGGCGCCCACCGCGACCCCGACACCCTCGACCTCGGCCCCACCGCACCCAACATCCACCTCACCCGCTGGCTCAGCCACACCCACCTCCTCCCCCGCTGCGCCGCCGTCATCACCACCGGCGGGCCCGCGACCATCATGGCCGCCCTCCAACACGGCAAACCCCTCATCATCACCCCCACCACCTGGGACAAACCCGACAACGCCCGCCGCATCACCAACGCCGGCCTCGGCATCCACCTCAACCCCAAACACTGCACCCCCCACACCCTGCGCACCGCCGTCCAAGAACTCCTCACCAACCCCACCTACCACCACAACGCCCACACCATCGCCCAACAACTCGCCACCACCAACGGCCCCACCCACGCCGCCCACCTCCTCGAAAACCTCACCACCCACCGCAGGACGGAGGCGTCCCGGCCATGA
- a CDS encoding beta-ketoacyl synthase N-terminal-like domain-containing protein codes for MDRRDDKRTQVTEVNAEQVDAEQVDAEQVDADGPPGVAIIGMSCTFPAAPDLATYWSNILRKVDAVTDPPPQAWDSGIYYDPDFADEDKVYCRRGGYLGPLASFDPLAYGVPPVAVGGEPDQWLALRLARDALTDAGCTELPAEVRHRTAVVLGKGTYLNGGNATAIQRGLIVGQTIELLRQLHPGCSVEWLQRLRQELQRVLPPLGPDVVPGLIPNIIVGRIANQLDFMGPTYTVDAACASSLVAVQLAMRDLLAGECDLALAGGSQVWMPVPALNVFCRLGALSPTERILPFDEDADGTLLGEGIGMLVLKRVADAVRDGDRIYAVIRGVGVASDGHAVSVMAPRADGEELALRRAYQQAGVDPRTVGLIEAHGTATPLGDVVEVQALRRVFGHRTAGRPWCALGSVKSMISHTIPAAGVASLIKVALALHQKVLPPTLCRKPNPKLGLDDSPFYLNTETRPWVHGGPQPRRAGVNAFGFGGINAHAVLEEAPGEADPVRLPAWDSEVCVLESDSPRGLAELAAQLAGTLTRAPAPYTLTDVAYSLSTRLGRIERPVRLAVVATSLADLAGKLTKAARRLAEPDCLRIRTVTGSYFAADPLARTGTLAFLFPGEGAQYAGMLADLCLNFPQVREVFDRVDRRHGGAPDGERPSDHIFPRPAFSAAERAAADARLNELDTAVDAVLAANAALLVLAGQLGLRPDGGCLGHSSGEYSAAIATGVLAVRDEARLGRFAARLRALSAQARARDELPHAVLLVVATDRDRAVRLAAEAGGLHLAMDNCPHQVVLVGDRAATDRARELATRAGVLCDELPYDRAVHTPRFAPYAAGLRDVVADLEIAAAHAPLYSGATAAPYPTDPEEVRRLLVEQWVRPVEFRRTVHRLHADGARIFVEVGPRGNLTSFVEDILRGRPFCAVPADLPRRTGTTQLNHLVGILAAEGVAVDPSILYARRGARLVDLTAPEAPLTAHAVVPLATGWPMLRLPAEALAALADVPGGPATPVSTVASRPAAPARVAPPPRPGPARSTPPPGPTPAPAAAAAAPMGPVPAGRRADAVLAEHLTTMRRFLSVSEQVVRTYLGDPKPAGGGRQWRLLGTPVRWSTGRELVARRAVDPARDEYLRDHALGGAVSALDPGLRGLAAMPLTMSLEILAEAAARLVPGQTLVGLRDVRARTWLAWDDRPQTLEVSARRLAPQHGHERVEVRLRALDGSGPEHRPAVEGTVLFGVRHPQPPPALGPPPDATASRWRTDQLYTDGMFHGACWQGVAAMELTARRGSVGRLRVLPLGRLLPDAPEHPFLLDPVVLDAAGQVIGFWAAEQLDCAAVVFPYEVAGLDVCGPRPPVGTQLRCTARTELVGDRVVRSDIDVSTERGEVWLRLTGWADRRFELPSELRPLLLPPDRAGLSHPWPQPGLGDTATCRRVSAMPGGDRDFWLRVWATRVLAPTERRRFAALHLPAGRRSEWLAGRTAAKEAVAQLLADRFGIRLLPADIEVVTDPEGRPLVRGGWQQDVPAVPVVSITHTPEGAVAVATLPETATGSSVAVHHAERESDVR; via the coding sequence ATGGACCGTCGCGACGACAAGCGGACGCAGGTGACCGAGGTAAACGCCGAGCAGGTGGACGCCGAGCAGGTGGACGCCGAGCAGGTGGACGCCGACGGGCCGCCCGGTGTCGCCATCATCGGCATGTCCTGCACCTTTCCGGCCGCCCCGGACCTGGCGACCTACTGGAGCAACATCCTGCGCAAGGTCGACGCGGTGACCGACCCACCGCCACAGGCCTGGGACAGCGGCATCTACTACGACCCCGACTTCGCCGACGAGGACAAGGTGTACTGCCGGCGCGGCGGCTACCTGGGGCCGCTCGCCTCGTTCGACCCGCTGGCGTACGGCGTACCGCCGGTGGCGGTGGGCGGCGAGCCGGACCAGTGGCTGGCACTGCGGCTGGCGCGGGACGCGCTTACCGACGCCGGTTGCACCGAGCTGCCGGCGGAGGTACGGCACCGCACCGCGGTCGTGCTCGGCAAGGGCACCTATCTCAACGGTGGTAACGCCACCGCCATCCAGCGTGGCCTGATCGTCGGGCAGACCATCGAGCTGCTGCGCCAGCTGCACCCGGGGTGTTCCGTCGAGTGGTTGCAGCGGCTGCGCCAGGAACTGCAACGGGTCCTGCCGCCGCTGGGACCGGACGTCGTACCGGGGCTGATCCCGAACATCATCGTCGGTCGGATCGCCAACCAGCTGGACTTCATGGGTCCCACCTACACGGTGGACGCCGCCTGCGCCTCCTCCCTGGTGGCGGTGCAGCTGGCGATGCGGGACCTGCTGGCCGGCGAGTGCGACCTGGCGCTGGCCGGCGGCTCGCAGGTGTGGATGCCGGTTCCCGCGCTCAACGTGTTCTGCCGCCTCGGCGCGCTCTCCCCCACCGAACGGATCCTGCCCTTCGACGAGGACGCCGACGGCACGCTGCTCGGTGAGGGCATCGGCATGCTTGTCCTCAAGCGGGTCGCCGACGCGGTCCGCGACGGCGACCGGATCTACGCCGTGATCCGGGGCGTGGGGGTGGCGAGCGACGGGCACGCGGTGAGCGTGATGGCGCCCCGGGCCGACGGCGAGGAGTTGGCCCTGCGTCGGGCGTACCAGCAGGCCGGCGTCGATCCCCGCACGGTGGGCCTGATCGAGGCGCACGGCACCGCGACGCCGCTCGGCGACGTGGTGGAGGTGCAGGCGCTGCGTCGGGTCTTCGGGCACCGGACGGCCGGGCGGCCCTGGTGCGCCCTCGGCTCGGTCAAGTCCATGATCAGCCACACCATTCCGGCGGCCGGGGTGGCCAGCCTGATCAAGGTCGCGTTGGCGCTGCACCAGAAGGTGCTGCCGCCCACCCTGTGCCGCAAGCCCAACCCGAAGCTCGGCCTCGACGACAGCCCGTTCTACCTCAACACCGAGACCCGCCCCTGGGTGCACGGCGGACCGCAGCCGCGCCGGGCCGGGGTCAACGCCTTCGGCTTCGGCGGCATCAACGCCCACGCCGTGCTGGAGGAGGCGCCGGGCGAGGCCGATCCGGTGCGGCTGCCGGCCTGGGACAGCGAGGTGTGCGTCCTGGAGAGCGACTCACCGCGCGGGCTGGCCGAGCTGGCCGCTCAGCTGGCCGGCACCCTCACCCGTGCGCCGGCACCGTACACCCTCACCGATGTCGCCTACTCGTTGAGCACCCGGCTGGGCCGCATCGAGCGGCCGGTGCGGCTGGCCGTGGTCGCGACCTCGCTGGCCGACCTCGCCGGCAAGCTGACCAAGGCGGCCCGGCGGCTGGCCGAGCCGGACTGCCTGCGGATCCGGACCGTGACCGGCAGCTACTTCGCGGCGGATCCGCTGGCCCGCACCGGTACGCTCGCCTTCCTCTTCCCCGGCGAGGGCGCCCAGTACGCCGGCATGCTCGCCGACCTGTGCCTGAACTTCCCGCAGGTGCGGGAGGTCTTCGACCGGGTCGACCGCCGGCACGGCGGTGCCCCGGACGGCGAGCGGCCGAGCGACCACATCTTCCCGCGTCCCGCGTTCTCGGCCGCCGAACGGGCCGCCGCCGACGCCCGCCTGAACGAGCTGGACACCGCAGTGGACGCGGTCCTCGCCGCAAACGCGGCGCTGCTGGTACTCGCTGGCCAGCTGGGTCTGCGGCCCGACGGCGGATGCCTGGGCCACAGCTCGGGCGAGTACTCGGCGGCGATCGCCACCGGCGTCCTCGCGGTACGCGACGAGGCACGGCTGGGGCGGTTCGCCGCACGACTGCGGGCCCTCTCCGCGCAGGCGCGGGCCCGCGATGAGCTGCCGCACGCGGTGTTGCTCGTGGTCGCCACCGACCGGGACCGGGCGGTGCGACTCGCCGCCGAGGCGGGCGGCCTGCATCTGGCCATGGACAACTGTCCACACCAGGTGGTGCTGGTCGGCGACCGGGCGGCCACCGACCGGGCCCGGGAACTCGCCACCAGGGCGGGGGTGCTCTGCGACGAGTTGCCGTACGACCGGGCGGTGCACACTCCCCGCTTCGCCCCGTACGCCGCCGGGCTGCGCGACGTCGTCGCCGACCTGGAGATCGCCGCGGCGCACGCACCGCTCTACTCGGGCGCGACGGCGGCGCCCTATCCGACCGACCCGGAGGAGGTACGCCGGCTGCTGGTGGAGCAGTGGGTCCGGCCGGTCGAGTTCCGGCGCACGGTGCACCGGCTGCACGCCGACGGGGCGCGCATCTTCGTCGAGGTCGGACCGCGCGGCAACCTCACCTCGTTCGTGGAGGACATCCTGCGCGGCCGACCGTTCTGCGCGGTGCCGGCGGACCTGCCGCGACGCACCGGCACCACCCAGCTCAACCACCTCGTCGGGATCCTGGCCGCGGAGGGGGTGGCGGTGGATCCGTCGATCCTCTACGCCCGGCGCGGAGCGCGGCTTGTCGACCTCACCGCGCCCGAGGCGCCGCTTACGGCACACGCGGTGGTGCCGCTGGCGACGGGCTGGCCGATGCTCCGGCTGCCCGCCGAGGCCCTCGCCGCGCTCGCCGACGTGCCCGGCGGCCCGGCGACGCCGGTGTCGACAGTCGCGTCGCGGCCCGCTGCCCCGGCACGGGTGGCACCGCCGCCCCGGCCCGGACCGGCGAGATCCACGCCGCCGCCCGGACCGACACCGGCACCGGCAGCGGCAGCGGCAGCACCGATGGGGCCGGTGCCGGCCGGCCGGCGGGCGGATGCGGTGCTGGCCGAGCACCTGACCACCATGCGGCGGTTCCTGTCGGTAAGCGAGCAGGTGGTGCGGACCTACCTCGGTGACCCGAAGCCGGCCGGCGGCGGGCGGCAGTGGCGGCTGCTCGGCACGCCGGTGCGCTGGTCGACCGGTCGGGAACTCGTCGCCCGGCGTGCGGTGGACCCGGCGCGCGACGAGTACCTGCGCGACCACGCCCTGGGCGGGGCGGTCTCCGCGCTCGATCCCGGCCTGCGCGGGCTGGCCGCCATGCCGCTGACGATGAGCCTGGAGATCCTGGCCGAGGCAGCCGCCCGCCTGGTGCCCGGCCAGACCCTGGTCGGGCTGCGCGACGTACGCGCCCGCACCTGGCTGGCCTGGGACGACCGGCCGCAGACGCTTGAGGTGAGCGCGCGGCGGCTGGCACCGCAGCACGGCCACGAGCGGGTCGAGGTACGGCTGCGTGCCCTGGACGGCAGCGGCCCGGAGCACCGCCCCGCCGTCGAGGGCACGGTGCTGTTCGGCGTACGCCATCCGCAGCCGCCACCGGCGCTCGGCCCGCCGCCGGACGCCACCGCGTCCCGGTGGCGGACCGACCAGCTCTACACCGACGGCATGTTCCACGGTGCCTGCTGGCAGGGGGTCGCGGCGATGGAGCTGACCGCCCGGCGCGGCTCGGTCGGCCGGCTGCGGGTGCTGCCCCTGGGCCGGCTGCTGCCCGACGCCCCGGAGCATCCGTTCCTGCTCGATCCGGTGGTGCTGGACGCCGCCGGTCAGGTGATCGGCTTCTGGGCCGCGGAACAGCTCGACTGCGCGGCGGTGGTCTTCCCCTACGAGGTCGCCGGGCTGGACGTGTGCGGACCGCGCCCGCCGGTCGGGACCCAGCTGCGCTGCACCGCCCGCACGGAGCTGGTCGGCGACCGGGTGGTCCGCTCCGACATCGACGTGAGCACCGAGCGGGGCGAGGTCTGGTTGCGCCTGACCGGGTGGGCGGACCGCCGCTTCGAGCTGCCGTCCGAGCTACGTCCCCTGCTCCTGCCACCGGACCGGGCCGGCCTGTCCCACCCGTGGCCGCAGCCCGGGCTGGGCGACACCGCGACCTGCCGGCGCGTGTCGGCGATGCCCGGCGGCGACCGGGACTTCTGGCTGCGGGTCTGGGCGACCCGGGTACTCGCGCCCACGGAGCGCCGCCGCTTCGCGGCGCTGCACCTGCCGGCGGGCCGCCGCAGCGAGTGGCTCGCCGGCCGGACCGCGGCCAAGGAGGCCGTCGCGCAGCTGCTGGCCGACCGGTTCGGCATCCGGCTGCTGCCGGCCGACATCGAAGTGGTGACGGATCCCGAGGGCCGCCCGCTGGTGCGGGGCGGCTGGCAGCAGGACGTGCCGGCGGTGCCGGTCGTGTCGATCACCCACACCCCGGAGGGCGCGGTGGCGGTGGCCACCCTGCCGGAGACCGCCACCGGCTCCTCCGTTGCCGTGCACCACGCCGAAAGGGAGTCCGATGTCCGCTGA
- a CDS encoding SDR family oxidoreductase — MRGRSQQRRTGPVLVTGASAGLGLETALYLAEQDLPVYATVRDDAARSDVLRAAADRNVALRVLRLDLTDPASIDQAVRTVLDEAGEIYALVNNGGVGLRGCLEDLSDDEIRHLFETNVLGTLAVTRAVLPHMRAAGRGRVVTISSVGGRISSFGVGAYCATKFAQEGLGEALALELAPFGIRSVLIEPGMIKTTRWTTNRATSAGALDPRSPYREMFLAAEELADRIVGRSRTRPVDVAKAVQRAITAERPRMRYVVGRPASVVIRMRRFLPEPLFERVYFGPFLRRLERARTNGAPPPAGERRAGARGGV, encoded by the coding sequence ATGCGCGGACGATCTCAGCAGCGCAGGACCGGCCCGGTCCTGGTGACCGGCGCGTCCGCCGGACTGGGCCTGGAAACGGCACTGTACCTGGCGGAGCAGGACCTGCCGGTGTACGCGACGGTACGTGACGACGCCGCCCGCTCCGACGTCCTGCGGGCGGCGGCCGACCGCAACGTCGCGCTGCGCGTACTGCGGCTGGACCTGACCGATCCGGCAAGCATCGACCAGGCCGTACGCACCGTGCTCGACGAGGCGGGCGAGATCTACGCCCTGGTCAACAACGGCGGCGTCGGGCTGCGCGGCTGTCTGGAGGACCTGTCGGACGACGAGATCCGGCACCTGTTCGAGACGAACGTGCTCGGCACCCTGGCCGTGACCCGGGCGGTGTTGCCGCACATGCGCGCCGCGGGCCGGGGCCGGGTGGTGACCATCTCGTCGGTGGGCGGACGGATCTCGTCCTTCGGGGTCGGCGCGTACTGCGCCACCAAGTTCGCCCAGGAGGGCCTCGGCGAAGCGCTGGCCCTGGAGTTGGCCCCGTTCGGGATCCGGTCGGTGCTCATCGAACCGGGGATGATCAAGACGACCCGGTGGACCACGAACCGGGCGACCTCGGCCGGTGCGCTGGATCCGCGCAGCCCGTACCGGGAGATGTTTCTCGCCGCCGAGGAGTTGGCGGACCGGATCGTCGGTCGAAGCCGAACCCGCCCGGTCGACGTGGCAAAGGCCGTGCAGCGCGCGATCACCGCCGAGCGCCCGAGGATGCGCTACGTCGTCGGCCGGCCGGCGTCCGTGGTGATCCGGATGCGCCGGTTCCTGCCGGAGCCGCTTTTCGAACGCGTCTACTTCGGCCCGTTCCTGCGGCGGCTGGAACGGGCGCGGACCAACGGCGCGCCGCCACCGGCCGGGGAGCGCCGGGCCGGCGCGCGAGGAGGTGTGTGA
- a CDS encoding phosphopantetheine-binding protein, producing MSADPRILADVIALVAELAGDWEYDDPITPDTRFLADLGLESLDLVVLGTALQHRHGPLPFAEFLAELGERPVDSRDVTVAELVDFLSAHQPVPGGAL from the coding sequence ATGTCCGCTGACCCACGCATCCTCGCCGATGTCATCGCCCTCGTGGCGGAGCTGGCGGGCGACTGGGAGTACGACGACCCGATCACCCCCGACACCCGGTTCCTCGCCGACCTGGGCCTCGAATCGCTGGATCTGGTGGTGCTGGGCACCGCGCTCCAGCACCGGCATGGGCCCCTACCGTTCGCCGAGTTCCTCGCTGAGCTGGGCGAGCGGCCGGTCGACAGCCGGGACGTCACCGTCGCAGAACTCGTGGACTTCCTCAGCGCGCACCAGCCGGTGCCGGGGGGTGCGCTCTGA
- a CDS encoding alpha/beta hydrolase: MPKVSLPSGIRLHYQRIGSGPDVVMVHGLTGNLAVWHLRIASLLVDRFRLLTYDLRGHGYSDMPPAGYSLDQMATDLLDLLDALNIERPYVVGHSFGADIALYFAHHHPERVRAVVAIEAVLPAMMYLRAGDDWQGWADWADVLERSGHPVPPERRTDLGYLLRLSLKVPKRWGPLQGLPRNPAPFLRLLDGTSMATEVAQVGGLPAEAIPEIRSSVTLVYCEGSALLGTFDYLRERLPDVHPVLLPRTDWGHFGPLEQPDEVARHILGALDRAEPSTATAQG; the protein is encoded by the coding sequence ATGCCGAAGGTATCCCTTCCGAGCGGAATCAGGCTGCACTATCAGCGGATCGGCTCCGGGCCCGACGTGGTCATGGTGCACGGCCTCACCGGCAACCTCGCGGTCTGGCACCTGCGCATCGCGTCCCTGCTTGTCGACCGCTTCCGGCTGCTCACCTACGACCTGCGCGGGCACGGCTACAGCGACATGCCGCCCGCCGGTTACAGCCTCGACCAGATGGCCACCGACCTGCTCGACCTGCTGGACGCGCTCAACATCGAGCGGCCGTACGTCGTCGGGCACAGCTTCGGTGCGGACATCGCCCTCTACTTCGCCCACCACCATCCCGAACGGGTCCGCGCCGTGGTCGCCATCGAAGCCGTCCTGCCGGCCATGATGTACCTGCGGGCCGGGGACGACTGGCAGGGCTGGGCGGACTGGGCGGACGTGCTGGAACGCTCCGGTCATCCGGTTCCGCCGGAGCGTCGTACCGACCTGGGTTATCTGCTGCGGCTGAGTCTCAAGGTGCCGAAACGGTGGGGGCCGTTGCAGGGCCTGCCGCGCAATCCCGCGCCGTTTTTGCGGCTGCTCGACGGCACCAGCATGGCGACCGAGGTCGCGCAGGTCGGCGGGCTGCCGGCGGAGGCCATCCCGGAGATCCGCAGCAGCGTCACCCTCGTCTACTGCGAGGGCTCCGCCCTGCTGGGGACCTTCGACTATCTGCGCGAGCGGCTGCCGGACGTGCATCCCGTGCTGCTGCCGCGCACCGACTGGGGACATTTCGGGCCGCTTGAGCAGCCGGACGAGGTGGCCCGACACATCCTCGGCGCCCTCGATCGCGCCGAACCGTCGACCGCGACCGCGCAGGGCTGA
- a CDS encoding alkaline phosphatase family protein: MVQTLLIGLDGATFTVLDPLMRTGVMPTLRDLAQRGVRAPLRSVLPPLTPPGWTSLVTGQRPGRHGVFDFFRKESADSEYFRLTTAQDIATPTIWSLASAYGKKVVALNFPVMFPPPAVHGYVVPGGWMPWRQLRLGCHPPDLFDQLRELPSFNPRELALDMALEAKTVEGCPDDEYADWVDLHVRREQRWFEVARHLLTREPADLVGVVFDGVDKLQHLCWRFLDPTAQATPQAGWEADIAARCLRYFRELDGHIAALLDLAGPQATVVLASDHGFGPTTEMFYLNAWLAKAGYLGWADHATRPDGTAPRVGFHDMTRHVQLLDWNRTLAYAATPSSQGIHIVAREPGTDRPLPARRRRQIRDDLIADLRAARHPVTGDPLIARVWAAEEAFAGPFQELAPDVSIELYDGAAISILRSDTVIRPHPQPKGNHRWEGIFLACGPSIRSGLTAPELSIVDVAPLVLHSLGVPVPDDLDGRLPAAVLVPGAATAQPAPPTAAPPLVPPPAQPAAAESAAAEPAYDSDSELVIVSRLRALGYLD, from the coding sequence ATGGTGCAGACGCTGCTGATCGGCCTGGACGGGGCCACCTTCACCGTGCTGGATCCGCTGATGCGTACCGGGGTCATGCCGACCCTGCGGGACCTGGCCCAGCGCGGGGTCCGCGCCCCGCTGCGCAGCGTACTGCCGCCGCTGACCCCACCCGGCTGGACGTCGCTGGTGACCGGGCAGCGTCCGGGCCGCCACGGCGTCTTCGACTTCTTCCGCAAGGAGTCGGCCGACAGCGAGTACTTCCGGCTCACCACCGCCCAGGACATCGCCACGCCCACGATCTGGTCGCTGGCCAGCGCGTACGGCAAGAAGGTGGTGGCGCTGAACTTCCCGGTGATGTTTCCGCCACCGGCGGTGCACGGCTACGTGGTGCCCGGCGGCTGGATGCCGTGGCGGCAGTTGCGCCTGGGCTGTCACCCACCGGACCTCTTCGACCAGCTGCGCGAGCTACCCAGCTTCAACCCCCGGGAGCTGGCGCTGGACATGGCGCTGGAGGCCAAGACGGTGGAGGGCTGCCCGGACGACGAGTACGCGGACTGGGTGGACCTGCACGTCCGGCGTGAGCAGCGGTGGTTCGAGGTGGCCCGGCATCTGCTGACCCGCGAGCCGGCCGACCTGGTGGGCGTGGTCTTCGACGGGGTGGACAAGCTCCAGCACCTGTGCTGGCGGTTCCTCGACCCGACCGCACAGGCGACGCCGCAGGCCGGGTGGGAGGCGGACATCGCGGCGCGCTGCCTGCGGTACTTCCGGGAGTTGGACGGGCACATCGCCGCCCTGCTGGACCTGGCCGGTCCGCAAGCCACCGTCGTGCTGGCCTCGGACCACGGCTTCGGCCCGACCACCGAGATGTTCTACCTGAACGCCTGGCTCGCCAAGGCCGGCTACCTCGGCTGGGCCGACCACGCCACGCGCCCGGACGGCACCGCCCCGCGCGTCGGTTTCCACGACATGACCCGGCACGTCCAACTGCTCGACTGGAACCGGACGCTCGCCTACGCGGCGACACCGAGCAGCCAGGGCATCCACATCGTCGCCCGGGAACCCGGCACCGACCGGCCGCTGCCGGCGCGGCGGCGCCGACAGATCCGGGACGACCTGATCGCCGATCTGCGCGCCGCCCGGCATCCGGTCACCGGCGACCCGCTCATCGCGCGCGTCTGGGCCGCCGAGGAGGCGTTCGCCGGACCGTTCCAGGAGCTCGCACCGGACGTCTCCATCGAGCTGTACGACGGTGCCGCGATCTCGATCCTGCGGTCCGACACGGTGATCCGGCCGCATCCCCAGCCCAAGGGCAACCACCGGTGGGAAGGCATCTTCCTGGCCTGCGGCCCGTCGATCCGCTCCGGGCTGACCGCACCGGAGCTGTCGATCGTGGACGTCGCACCTCTCGTGCTGCACAGCCTGGGCGTGCCGGTCCCCGACGACCTGGACGGCCGGCTGCCGGCGGCGGTGCTCGTGCCGGGCGCGGCCACCGCGCAACCCGCGCCGCCCACCGCTGCACCACCGCTCGTCCCGCCCCCGGCGCAGCCGGCGGCAGCGGAGTCGGCGGCGGCCGAGCCAGCCTACGACAGCGACTCGGAACTCGTGATCGTCTCGCGCCTACGGGCGCTCGGATATCTGGACTGA